The Mytilus galloprovincialis chromosome 4, xbMytGall1.hap1.1, whole genome shotgun sequence genome contains a region encoding:
- the LOC143073255 gene encoding uncharacterized protein LOC143073255 codes for MYPYSLFICVTVIVSAYGTIPFKWRDCSIDKSSQAIQVTSITASPVPLLAPGPLHLTFSAKVLKPVPIFMIEFDMKRHGFLGTRIHIPCVGGIGSCVFDGCSFVDSLLNSTRTSAQSVAQQALQMIESANATLSCPIPVESIDVKSYTINVPDLGPIAHVIGDGDYTVIVRTKVPGTGALLGCLSLDISLGKQCTGLFCAIGRKRK; via the exons ATGTATCCATACTCTCTTTTTATATGTGTCACGGTTATAGTTTCAGCTTATGGAACAATACCATTTAAATGGCGAGATTGTA GTATAGATAAGTCTTCACAGGCCATCCAAGTGACGTCAATTACTGCCAGTCCAGTTCCACTTTTGGCTCCAGGACCTCTTCATCTAACATTTTCTGCTAAAGTCTTAAAACCAGTACCTATCTTCATGATAGAATTTGATATGAAGAGACATGGATTTCTAGGAACAAGAATACATATTCCTTGTGTTGGTGGAATTGGAAGCTG TGTCTTCGATGGATGTTCATTCGTGGACAGTTTATTAAACTCTACAAGAACTAGTGCACAAAGCGTAGCACAGCAGGCTTTACAAATGATAGAATCTGCCAACGCAACATTGTCATGTCCAATACCAGTTGAAAGTATAGATGTTAAAAGCTACACGATAAATGTTCCAGATCTCGGTCCAATTGCACATGTTATTGGAGAC GGTGATTATACAGTTATAGTAAGAACTAAAGTTCCCGGAACCGGTGCACTCCTGGGCTGTTTGTCTTTGGATATATCTCTTGGAAAACAATGCACAGGATTGTTTTGTGCTATTGGAAGGaaacgaaaataa